A portion of the Megalobrama amblycephala isolate DHTTF-2021 linkage group LG23, ASM1881202v1, whole genome shotgun sequence genome contains these proteins:
- the gfra4b gene encoding GDNF family receptor alpha-4 codes for MDLMGIYLLHLSFAALQGLLSAGRDCLIAGDTCSSDETCSPRLRTLRQCVAGNGSMKLGPGARSQCANAVSALLSSPLHGCQCRRGMKREKNCLSIYWSLHQSGMHGLNLVENYPYEAVQKGYDFVRLASITADSEVGMTTVNRCLDAAKACNIDDVCQKLRTEYVSTCIKPSTKSGLCNQSRCNKALRRFFDRVPPEYTHELLFCPCSDMACSERRRQTIVPSCSYEGEEKPSCLSQMRICKADYICRSRLAQFQYDCQPEEQSATGCKQGNYAACLIAYTGLIGSSITPNYVDNSTSNVSPWCSCSASGNLRDQCTEFLNYFTDNVCLRNALLTFGNGMDFTPTPTQLLRLSPVTDRGPRRTTPVFVTMETEQDVLSPAKPTQDSAKVRLWSDSTASFDTHQNSARAFAAASLPVWICMFLSVLLSCDE; via the exons CTTTGCAGGGACTGCTTTCTGCGGGGAGAGACTGTCTTATAGCAGGAGACACCTGTTCCAGCGACGAGACTTGCAGCCCGCGCCTTCGGACGCTTCGCCAGTGCGTTGCCGGTAACGGCAGCATGAAACTCGGCCCCGGTGCCCGCAGTCAGTGTGCAAACGCCGTCTCTGCCCTGTTGTCCAGCCCTCTGCACGGCTGCCAGTGCAGACGAGGCatgaagagagagaaaaactgtCTCAGCATATACTGGAGTCTACACCAATCTGGAATGCATG GGCTTAACCTGGTAGAGAACTATCCATATGAAGCAGTGCAGAAAGGTTATGACTTTGTCCGTCTGGCCTCCATCACCGCAG ATTCCGAGGTCGGTATGACAACAGTGAACCGCTGCCTGGATGCGGCCAAAGCTTGCAACATCGACGATGTGTGTCAGAAACTGCGCACAGAGTATGTGTCAACGTGCATCAAGCCATCCACCAAGTCGGGTTTGTGTAACCAATCGAGGTGCAACAAGGCCTTGCGGCGGTTCTTCGACCGGGTGCCTCCGGAGTACACCCACGAACTGCTGTTCTGCCCTTGCAGCGACATGGCCTGTTCGGAGAGGCGGCGTCAGACCATCGTGCCCAGCTGCTCCTACGAGGGAGAAGAGAAACCCAGCTGCCTCTCCCAGATGAGAATCTGTAAGGCCGACTATATTTGCAG GTCTCGTTTGGCCCAGTTTCAGTATGACTGCCAGCCAGAAGAGCAGTCTGCCACCGGCTGCAAGCAGGGAAACTACGCAGCATGTCTTATTGCTTACACTGGACTGATAG GCAGCTCAATCACACCAAACTACGTGGACAACTCCACATCCAACGTGTCTCCCTGGTGCTCGTGTTCAGCCAGCGGGAATCTGAGAGACCAGTGCACCGAGTTCCTGAACTATTTCACAGACAACGTCTGTCTAA GGAACGCTCTCCTGACGTTTGGGAATGGAATGGACTTCACGCCCACTCCCACCCAACTGCTGCGGTTAAGCCCTGTGACGGACAGAGGGCCACGGCGGACGACTCCTGTGTTTGTCACCATGGAGACTGAACAGGACGTTCTGAGCCCAGCTAAACCCACACAG GACTCTGCAAAGGTGAGACTTTGGTCCGACTCCACCGCGTCCTTCGACACACACCAGAACTCCGCTCGAGCGTTTGCCGCGGCGTCGCTGCCTGTCTGGATTTGTATGTTTCTTAGCGTCCTGCTCAGCTGTGATGAATAA